The following coding sequences are from one Verrucosispora sp. WMMD573 window:
- a CDS encoding SseB family protein encodes MTDWEPATGAEAAMRDALHGNDQQLYFRILSGVELLLPVSAQAAAGQTPVGWGTWTTGGRTHVLAFTSAEAMRACLGEHAGPSRRTGYAELAASWPNHEWWLAVNPGLPIEGYLPAWYVSQLSRGDVRLPGRTVGARARLERVEALNRARDAASAGAPATPNPPSPPRQPGPVRPTQHSPAPPVVPAAFHLPEVPSAAAGTVAGPHRPEPADRAPAPPRPARPDGSGMGRTGAAGPQWPGDLGGVRPDDPSRDGMAPRRPSPGRNEEPTSAGPGWPATPERPGAPSNGRATGSDPPAQRSFFEPANGRSTHRGDRLAERAAPPSRFRGGQPFPRRGPAGEPPSDGPTRAFVFSETDQATRTRQVPDEEATQPLPPPDGPVRSLRVSTPAGWAAPGGGDPTAGGGDPTQALPRRQPVEEEPATAAEPVSAPPAPRRGFTPIVIEGTIIEARDLTMTNGHPGQPGGAPHDGSGPVPRAGAPSARRAPQDTEVAAPPVPAPEPTAADPEPTVRFPTPSVSEAEPTVATPTVTPEPTVPVRTVTPEPTAAVPTAAPATDSRPRTDTDGGAAPPATADPTAAPVTETPSLFTPVSAPPSAASPSSVPASTAPATEAPPAAGSSEPEPEPEPASAAPAAAPPFRPANEVEDDLYGAAETGSTDTFLSTLLLARVLMPVAADSATGSRPGDPGFVWPAVQLDGQTFVVAYTSPQRLADHTDPAAETVQVRFVQLIRRWPDPSWSFAVNPGTPVGAKLPGEQIVGLANWAAELGLGDDAEGEPETTVEAPAPASSPRQAAPSGDPARPIVMQKAIAPSQLGYYLERGYDRVSGFVHRATELAHLTTPAALYQALGLNHAESPFAPDAEQIYVLRWPAYRPSLYRIPYGGQNEAAMRAMEGWVIERPPFRGNGFAPGSGSDVLAEFKVDSVRLPHGAQLVRIDASGTERLIAVLDADTLSWQEVGER; translated from the coding sequence GTGACCGACTGGGAGCCGGCCACCGGGGCCGAGGCGGCGATGCGCGACGCGCTGCACGGCAATGACCAGCAGCTTTACTTCCGTATCCTGTCCGGTGTCGAGCTGCTGCTGCCGGTCTCCGCCCAGGCGGCGGCAGGGCAGACGCCGGTGGGCTGGGGCACCTGGACGACGGGCGGCCGCACACACGTGCTGGCGTTCACCTCCGCCGAGGCGATGCGGGCCTGCCTCGGCGAGCACGCCGGCCCCAGCCGACGTACCGGCTACGCCGAACTCGCCGCGAGCTGGCCGAACCACGAGTGGTGGCTGGCGGTGAACCCGGGCCTGCCCATCGAGGGCTACCTGCCCGCCTGGTACGTCTCCCAGCTGTCCCGAGGTGACGTCCGGCTACCGGGCCGCACGGTGGGTGCCCGCGCCCGGTTGGAACGCGTGGAGGCGCTGAACCGGGCTCGCGACGCCGCCTCCGCAGGCGCCCCGGCGACGCCGAATCCGCCGTCCCCACCGCGACAACCGGGCCCGGTCCGACCGACCCAGCACTCGCCGGCGCCGCCGGTGGTGCCGGCGGCCTTCCATCTTCCCGAGGTGCCATCGGCGGCGGCGGGCACGGTCGCCGGCCCGCACCGACCGGAGCCCGCCGACCGGGCACCCGCCCCGCCCCGTCCGGCCCGCCCCGACGGCAGCGGTATGGGCCGTACCGGTGCGGCCGGCCCACAGTGGCCGGGTGATCTCGGCGGTGTCCGGCCGGACGACCCGAGCAGGGACGGCATGGCGCCCCGGCGGCCGTCGCCGGGCCGGAACGAGGAGCCGACCTCCGCCGGGCCGGGATGGCCCGCGACGCCGGAGCGGCCCGGAGCGCCCAGCAACGGACGAGCGACCGGTTCCGACCCGCCAGCTCAGCGCTCCTTCTTCGAGCCCGCCAACGGTCGCTCGACGCATCGCGGTGACCGCCTTGCCGAGCGGGCCGCGCCACCGTCCCGGTTCCGGGGCGGTCAGCCGTTTCCCCGGCGCGGACCGGCCGGCGAACCGCCATCCGACGGGCCGACTCGCGCCTTCGTGTTCAGCGAGACCGACCAGGCCACCCGGACGCGACAGGTCCCGGACGAGGAGGCGACCCAACCGCTGCCGCCGCCCGACGGGCCGGTCCGGTCGCTGCGGGTGAGCACGCCGGCGGGCTGGGCGGCACCGGGCGGCGGTGATCCGACCGCTGGCGGCGGTGACCCGACCCAGGCGCTACCCCGGCGCCAGCCGGTCGAGGAGGAGCCGGCCACGGCGGCCGAGCCGGTCTCCGCTCCGCCCGCGCCGCGCCGCGGTTTCACCCCGATCGTCATAGAGGGCACCATCATCGAGGCCCGCGACCTCACCATGACCAACGGTCACCCCGGCCAACCCGGCGGGGCGCCGCACGACGGCAGCGGGCCGGTGCCCCGGGCGGGGGCACCGTCCGCTCGTCGGGCACCGCAGGACACCGAGGTGGCGGCCCCGCCCGTGCCGGCACCGGAGCCGACGGCCGCCGATCCGGAGCCGACGGTGCGCTTCCCGACGCCGAGCGTCTCGGAAGCCGAGCCGACCGTGGCGACGCCGACGGTGACGCCCGAGCCGACCGTGCCGGTCCGGACGGTGACGCCCGAGCCGACGGCGGCTGTTCCGACGGCAGCCCCGGCAACGGACAGCCGGCCCCGGACGGACACCGACGGCGGGGCGGCACCACCGGCCACCGCCGACCCGACGGCCGCCCCGGTCACGGAGACGCCCTCGCTGTTCACCCCGGTGTCCGCACCGCCGTCGGCGGCGTCGCCGTCCTCGGTGCCCGCATCGACCGCGCCGGCCACGGAAGCGCCCCCGGCTGCCGGATCCTCGGAGCCCGAACCCGAGCCCGAGCCCGCGTCGGCGGCGCCCGCCGCCGCGCCGCCCTTCCGGCCCGCCAACGAGGTAGAGGACGACCTGTACGGCGCCGCCGAGACCGGCAGCACGGACACCTTCCTGTCCACGCTGCTGCTGGCCCGGGTCCTCATGCCGGTCGCGGCCGACTCCGCCACCGGTAGCCGCCCCGGCGACCCGGGTTTCGTCTGGCCGGCGGTGCAGCTGGACGGGCAGACCTTCGTGGTGGCCTACACCTCCCCGCAGCGCCTCGCCGACCACACCGATCCGGCGGCCGAGACGGTCCAGGTCCGTTTCGTCCAGCTGATCCGGAGGTGGCCCGACCCTTCGTGGTCGTTCGCGGTCAACCCCGGCACCCCGGTGGGCGCGAAGCTGCCCGGCGAGCAGATCGTCGGGCTGGCCAACTGGGCTGCCGAACTCGGCCTCGGCGACGACGCGGAGGGCGAGCCCGAGACGACCGTCGAGGCTCCCGCACCGGCGAGCAGTCCACGACAGGCGGCACCGTCGGGCGACCCGGCCCGGCCGATCGTGATGCAGAAGGCGATCGCCCCGAGCCAACTCGGCTACTACCTGGAACGGGGCTACGACCGGGTCTCCGGGTTCGTCCACCGGGCGACCGAGTTGGCGCATCTCACCACCCCGGCCGCCCTGTACCAGGCGCTCGGCCTCAACCATGCCGAGTCGCCCTTCGCGCCCGACGCCGAACAGATCTACGTGCTCAGGTGGCCGGCCTACCGGCCGAGCCTGTACCGCATCCCCTACGGCGGGCAGAACGAGGCGGCCATGCGGGCGATGGAGGGTTGGGTGATCGAACGGCCCCCGTTCCGGGGCAACGGCTTCGCCCCCGGTTCGGGTAGCGACGTGCTTGCCGAGTTCAAGGTGGACAGCGTCCGGCTCCCGCACGGTGCCCAACTCGTGCGCATCGACGCCTCGGGTACCGAGCGGCTGATCGCCGTGCTCGACGCCGACACGCTCTCCTGGCAGGAGGTCGGTGAGCGGTGA
- a CDS encoding immune inhibitor A domain-containing protein — protein sequence MGLLGLSLTATGLTVGSSAAAAPQPEALAAAPSIAEPAHAEHDLPNPLEAKRRALRQEGLSEVLSGRAKAERINGSTVVKVGERAARGGEAGPNAKATKRGRGPTEKQYVELSREQTDQIFVILAEFGNDRHPSYPDQDTDPDTPGPTRFDGPLHNEIPEPDRSVDNSTVWQADYDADHYRKLYFGTGSGDQSVKQYYEAQSSGRYSVDGVVTDWVKVQYNEARYGRSSGYPCEGIVCNNVWALVRDAANQWVADQKAAGRTDEEIAADVRAMDEWDRYDHDSDGNFNEPDGYIDHFQIVHAGGDMADGDPIQGEDAIWSHRWYAYASDQGRTGPSNFPAGGTQIGDTGVWIGDYTIQPENGGRSVFYHEYAHDLGLPDDYNVISGGDNNNEHWTLMAQSRLGAKNDGGIGERGGDLGAWNKLQLGWLDYEVIVAGQKRTLTLGPQEYNTKEAQAAVVVLPEREYTFDNGAPFEGDKQFFSGNADDLNSTMTRTFDLTGKSAAALSMKGRYSIEADYDYLFFETSVDGGQTWTSQNGTVDGEPLKEISPGRFALDGSSDDEWVDIEIPLDQVAGDSVAFRLRYQTDGGVSEGGFFGDAVALVADGETVFTDGAESDADGWTLAGGFEVVEATYTRNFANYYIAGTRQYISYDRYLKTGPYFFGYGNTKPDYVDHYAYQEGLLISYWNTRWADNDTFAHPGEGRNMIIDAHPRPIYNLTGQPWRARIQVYDAPFGLKKADSFTLHLNSQPQYIRGQAAQPLFDDTKKYWFPELPNHGVKLPATGTKIKVLEQKGIYTKVRFS from the coding sequence GTGGGTCTGCTCGGGCTCTCGTTGACGGCGACAGGACTAACGGTCGGCTCATCCGCCGCAGCCGCGCCGCAGCCGGAGGCTCTGGCGGCCGCCCCGTCCATCGCGGAGCCCGCCCACGCCGAACACGACCTACCGAACCCGCTTGAGGCCAAGCGCCGCGCCCTGCGTCAGGAGGGCCTCAGTGAGGTGCTCTCGGGCCGAGCCAAGGCCGAACGAATCAACGGCAGCACGGTGGTCAAGGTCGGCGAGCGGGCCGCCCGTGGCGGTGAGGCCGGTCCCAACGCGAAGGCCACCAAGCGCGGCCGAGGCCCAACCGAGAAGCAGTACGTCGAGCTGTCCCGGGAACAGACCGACCAGATCTTCGTGATCCTCGCCGAGTTCGGCAACGACCGGCACCCCAGCTACCCAGACCAGGACACCGACCCGGATACCCCCGGCCCGACGAGGTTCGACGGCCCGCTGCACAACGAGATCCCCGAGCCGGACCGGTCGGTGGACAACTCCACCGTCTGGCAGGCGGACTACGACGCCGACCACTACCGGAAGCTCTACTTCGGCACCGGTTCCGGTGACCAGTCGGTGAAGCAGTACTACGAAGCCCAGTCCTCCGGCCGCTACAGCGTCGACGGCGTGGTCACCGACTGGGTCAAGGTCCAGTACAACGAGGCCCGCTACGGCCGCTCCAGCGGCTACCCGTGCGAGGGGATCGTCTGCAACAACGTCTGGGCGCTGGTGCGCGACGCCGCCAACCAGTGGGTCGCCGACCAGAAGGCGGCCGGGCGGACCGACGAGGAGATCGCCGCCGACGTGCGGGCGATGGACGAGTGGGACCGCTACGACCACGACTCGGACGGCAACTTCAACGAGCCGGACGGCTACATCGACCACTTCCAGATCGTGCACGCCGGCGGCGACATGGCCGACGGTGACCCGATCCAGGGCGAAGACGCCATCTGGAGCCACCGCTGGTACGCGTACGCCTCCGACCAGGGCCGCACCGGGCCGTCGAACTTCCCGGCGGGCGGTACCCAGATCGGCGACACCGGCGTCTGGATCGGCGACTACACCATCCAGCCGGAGAACGGCGGTCGCAGCGTCTTCTACCACGAGTACGCCCACGACCTCGGCCTGCCGGACGACTACAACGTCATCAGCGGCGGCGACAACAACAACGAGCACTGGACGCTGATGGCCCAGAGCCGGCTCGGCGCCAAGAACGACGGCGGCATCGGCGAGCGCGGCGGCGACCTCGGCGCCTGGAACAAGCTCCAGCTCGGTTGGCTCGACTACGAGGTGATCGTGGCCGGGCAGAAGCGGACGCTGACCCTCGGCCCGCAGGAGTACAACACCAAGGAGGCCCAGGCCGCCGTGGTGGTGCTGCCCGAGCGGGAGTACACCTTCGACAACGGCGCGCCGTTCGAGGGCGACAAGCAGTTCTTCTCCGGCAACGCGGACGACCTCAACAGCACCATGACCCGCACGTTCGACCTGACCGGCAAGTCGGCGGCGGCCCTGTCGATGAAGGGCCGCTACAGCATCGAGGCTGACTACGACTACCTCTTCTTCGAGACCTCCGTCGACGGCGGGCAGACCTGGACGTCGCAGAACGGGACGGTCGACGGCGAGCCGTTGAAGGAGATCTCCCCCGGCCGGTTCGCGCTGGACGGCAGTTCCGACGACGAGTGGGTCGACATCGAGATCCCGCTGGACCAGGTGGCCGGGGACAGCGTCGCGTTCCGGTTGCGCTACCAGACCGACGGCGGTGTCTCCGAGGGCGGCTTCTTCGGCGACGCGGTCGCCCTCGTCGCCGACGGCGAGACCGTCTTCACCGACGGTGCGGAGTCCGACGCGGACGGCTGGACGCTGGCCGGCGGGTTCGAGGTGGTCGAGGCAACGTACACGCGGAACTTCGCGAACTACTACATCGCGGGCACCCGGCAGTACATCTCGTACGACAGGTACCTCAAGACCGGCCCGTACTTCTTCGGGTACGGGAACACCAAGCCGGACTACGTGGACCACTACGCGTACCAGGAGGGGCTGCTGATCTCGTACTGGAACACCCGGTGGGCGGACAACGACACGTTCGCGCACCCGGGTGAGGGCCGGAACATGATCATCGACGCCCACCCGCGGCCCATCTACAACCTGACCGGGCAGCCCTGGCGGGCTCGGATCCAGGTCTACGACGCGCCGTTCGGTCTCAAGAAGGCGGACTCGTTCACGCTGCACCTGAACAGCCAGCCGCAGTACATCCGTGGGCAGGCCGCGCAGCCGCTGTTCGACGACACCAAGAAGTACTGGTTCCCGGAGCTGCCGAACCACGGCGTCAAGCTCCCCGCCACCGGCACCAAGATCAAGGTGCTGGAACAGAAGGGGATCTACACCAAGGTCCGCTTCTCCTGA
- the acs gene encoding acetate--CoA ligase, translating to MSEALANLLNETRQFPPPAELAADANVTADAYAEAEADRLAFWERQAARLAWTKQWDQVLDWSRPPFAKWFVGGQLNVAYNCLDRHVEAGRGDRVAIHWEGEPGDSRTITYADLHRMTCQAANALTDLGVTAGDRVAIYLPMIPEAAVAMLACARIGATHSVVFGGFSADALTNRIQDASAKVVITADGGYRRGKPSALKPTVDEAVANCPSVEHVLVVRRTGEEVGWSERDHWWHETVEQASAEHTAESFDSEHPLFILYTSGTTARPKGILHTTGGYLTQAAYTSYAVFDLKPDSDVYWCTADIGWVTGHSYIVYGPLSNGVTQVMYEGTPDTPHKGRFWEIVDRYRVTILYTAPTLIRTMMKWGEEIPAEHDLSSLRLLGSVGEPINPEAWMWYRQHVGRGELPIVDTWWQTETGSMMISPLPGVTAAKPGSAMTALPGVVADVVDDQGQSVPNGGGGYLVLREPWPSMLRTIWGDDNRFIETYWSRFGAGASGDANDPWIYFAGDGAKKDDDGHVWLLGRVDDVMLVSGHNISTTEVESALVSHPSVAEAAVVGATDPTTGQAIVAFAIPRGSTEISGEAGEQLIAELRNHVAKTLGPIAKPRQIMLVPELPKTRSGKIMRRLLRDVAENRSLGDVTTLQDSSVMDLIASGMSGGKSDED from the coding sequence ATGAGCGAGGCATTGGCCAATCTGCTGAACGAGACGCGCCAGTTCCCGCCGCCGGCCGAACTCGCCGCTGACGCCAACGTCACCGCGGACGCGTACGCCGAGGCGGAGGCCGACCGGCTCGCCTTCTGGGAGCGTCAGGCCGCCCGGCTGGCCTGGACCAAGCAGTGGGACCAGGTGCTGGACTGGTCCCGGCCGCCGTTCGCGAAGTGGTTCGTCGGCGGGCAGCTGAACGTGGCCTACAACTGTCTCGACCGGCACGTGGAGGCCGGCCGGGGCGACCGGGTGGCGATCCACTGGGAGGGCGAGCCCGGTGACAGCCGCACCATCACCTACGCCGACCTGCACCGGATGACCTGCCAGGCGGCGAACGCGCTCACCGACCTCGGGGTGACGGCCGGTGACCGGGTGGCGATCTACCTGCCGATGATCCCGGAGGCCGCGGTCGCGATGCTGGCCTGTGCCCGGATCGGCGCCACGCACAGCGTGGTCTTCGGCGGCTTCTCCGCCGACGCGCTGACCAACCGGATCCAGGACGCCTCGGCGAAGGTGGTGATCACCGCCGACGGCGGGTACCGGCGCGGCAAGCCGTCCGCGCTCAAGCCGACCGTCGACGAGGCGGTGGCGAACTGCCCGTCGGTCGAGCACGTCCTGGTGGTCCGGCGTACCGGCGAGGAGGTCGGCTGGTCCGAGCGGGACCACTGGTGGCACGAGACGGTGGAGCAGGCGTCGGCCGAGCACACCGCGGAGTCGTTCGACTCCGAACACCCGCTGTTCATCCTCTACACCAGCGGCACCACCGCCCGCCCGAAGGGCATCCTGCACACCACCGGCGGTTACCTGACCCAGGCGGCGTACACCTCGTACGCGGTCTTCGACCTGAAGCCGGACTCCGACGTCTACTGGTGCACGGCGGACATCGGCTGGGTGACCGGCCACTCCTACATCGTCTACGGCCCGCTCTCCAACGGCGTGACCCAGGTGATGTACGAGGGCACCCCGGACACTCCGCACAAGGGCCGTTTCTGGGAGATCGTCGACCGGTACCGGGTGACCATCCTCTACACCGCGCCGACGTTGATCCGCACGATGATGAAGTGGGGTGAGGAGATCCCGGCCGAGCACGACCTCTCCTCGTTGCGGCTACTCGGTAGCGTCGGCGAGCCGATCAACCCCGAGGCCTGGATGTGGTACAGGCAGCACGTCGGGCGGGGTGAGCTGCCCATCGTGGACACCTGGTGGCAGACCGAGACCGGCAGCATGATGATCTCGCCGCTGCCGGGCGTGACGGCAGCCAAGCCGGGTTCGGCGATGACCGCCCTGCCGGGCGTCGTCGCGGACGTGGTGGACGACCAGGGCCAGTCGGTGCCCAACGGCGGCGGCGGTTACCTCGTGCTGCGCGAGCCGTGGCCGTCGATGCTGCGCACCATCTGGGGCGACGACAACCGGTTCATCGAGACGTACTGGTCTCGGTTCGGCGCGGGTGCCAGTGGCGACGCCAACGACCCGTGGATCTACTTCGCCGGGGACGGCGCGAAGAAGGACGACGACGGGCACGTCTGGCTGCTCGGCCGGGTCGACGACGTGATGCTGGTGTCGGGGCACAACATCTCCACCACCGAGGTGGAGTCGGCGCTGGTGTCGCACCCGTCGGTGGCGGAGGCAGCGGTGGTCGGCGCGACCGATCCGACCACCGGGCAGGCGATCGTCGCATTCGCCATTCCTCGGGGCAGCACCGAGATTTCCGGCGAGGCCGGTGAGCAGCTCATCGCCGAGCTGCGCAACCACGTGGCGAAGACGCTCGGCCCGATCGCCAAGCCCCGCCAGATCATGCTGGTGCCGGAGCTGCCGAAGACCCGGTCCGGCAAGATCATGCGGAGGTTGCTGCGGGACGTGGCGGAGAACCGTTCGCTGGGCGACGTGACCACGTTGCAGGATTCGTCCGTGATGGACCTGATCGCCTCCGGCATGAGCGGCGGCAAGTCCGACGAGGACTGA
- a CDS encoding alpha/beta hydrolase: MTEQRDEAVDESCVLTEGPWTHRFVGANGSRFHVVEAGTGPMVLFLHGFPEHWWAWHRMLPAVADAGFRAVAVDLRGYGASDKPPRGYDGYTLAADIAGLIRALGERSATLVGTGAGGMIAWTAASFHPNLVRRLVVLGAPHPLRLRAAIFADPRGQFAASTPALRFQLPRYEHLLTRDNGRAVEEILRRWAGDRWVSGADFADYARRYREAMRIPQAAFCALEGYRWAFRSVLRLHGYRFVKLMQRPLSAPTLQLHGARDVAALPRTAQGSGRYVSAPYEWRLLDEVGHFPHLETPELVLGEILRWAKS, from the coding sequence ATGACCGAGCAGCGTGACGAGGCCGTCGACGAGTCCTGCGTACTCACCGAGGGGCCGTGGACGCACCGGTTCGTGGGTGCCAACGGCAGCCGCTTCCACGTCGTGGAGGCCGGCACCGGGCCGATGGTGCTCTTCCTGCACGGCTTCCCCGAACACTGGTGGGCCTGGCACCGGATGCTGCCGGCGGTCGCCGACGCCGGCTTTCGCGCCGTCGCGGTGGACCTGCGGGGCTACGGCGCCAGCGACAAACCACCCCGGGGGTACGACGGCTACACCCTCGCGGCCGACATCGCCGGGCTGATCAGGGCGCTGGGCGAGCGCTCGGCCACGCTTGTCGGCACCGGCGCCGGCGGCATGATCGCCTGGACCGCGGCGTCGTTCCACCCCAACCTGGTACGCCGCCTGGTGGTGCTCGGCGCCCCGCACCCGCTGCGGCTGCGGGCCGCCATCTTCGCCGACCCGCGCGGTCAGTTCGCCGCGTCGACCCCCGCACTGAGGTTCCAGCTGCCCCGGTACGAACACCTCCTCACCCGCGACAACGGCCGCGCGGTGGAGGAGATCCTGCGCCGGTGGGCCGGCGACCGCTGGGTCAGCGGCGCTGACTTCGCCGATTACGCGCGGCGCTACCGGGAGGCCATGCGGATCCCGCAGGCTGCCTTCTGCGCCCTGGAGGGCTACCGGTGGGCGTTCCGATCGGTGCTGCGGCTGCACGGCTACCGGTTCGTGAAGCTGATGCAACGACCGCTGTCCGCTCCCACCCTGCAACTGCACGGCGCACGGGACGTGGCCGCGTTGCCGCGCACCGCCCAGGGATCCGGACGCTACGTCAGTGCGCCGTACGAGTGGCGACTGCTCGACGAGGTCGGGCACTTCCCTCACCTGGAGACACCGGAACTGGTGCTCGGTGAGATCCTGCGCTGGGCGAAGTCCTGA
- a CDS encoding oxidoreductase yields MTADPLAPLLDLADIAAAVERARDRFDRALGHRALRRHGGQVAAEVSLRSAVASAGLEGHHHEREAVRAGTVTEPVLQGALRVAGALPGLSELWPKAPRQALAKLHVLAARELVTEAELGRPVDDPVVAARLDALATLVAGGTRVTPLVLAAVVHGELINLRPFAGPSGVVARGAARLVLLSTGFDPRGLLAVDVGHRKREPEYVGAAGAFATGTPDGLRSWLRHYMSAVEVGADQLTAIGDEILAA; encoded by the coding sequence GTGACCGCCGATCCGCTCGCGCCGCTGCTCGACCTCGCCGACATCGCCGCCGCCGTGGAGCGTGCCCGTGACCGGTTCGACCGGGCACTGGGCCACCGGGCGCTGCGCCGCCACGGCGGCCAGGTAGCCGCCGAGGTCAGCCTGCGCTCCGCGGTGGCCAGCGCCGGGCTGGAGGGCCACCACCACGAGCGGGAGGCGGTACGCGCCGGCACGGTCACCGAACCGGTGCTCCAGGGTGCGCTGCGGGTGGCCGGAGCCCTGCCCGGGCTCAGTGAACTCTGGCCGAAGGCCCCCCGGCAGGCGCTGGCGAAGCTGCACGTGCTCGCCGCCCGCGAGCTGGTCACCGAGGCCGAGTTGGGCCGCCCGGTCGACGACCCGGTGGTCGCCGCCCGGCTCGACGCCCTCGCCACGCTGGTGGCCGGCGGCACCCGGGTCACCCCGCTGGTGCTGGCCGCCGTCGTGCACGGCGAGCTGATCAACCTGCGGCCGTTCGCCGGCCCGTCGGGCGTGGTGGCCCGGGGCGCGGCCCGTCTCGTGCTGCTCTCCACCGGATTCGACCCACGCGGCCTGCTCGCCGTCGATGTCGGGCACCGGAAACGCGAGCCGGAGTACGTGGGCGCGGCCGGTGCCTTCGCCACCGGCACCCCCGACGGCCTACGATCCTGGCTCCGCCACTACATGTCCGCCGTCGAGGTGGGCGCCGACCAGCTCACCGCGATCGGCGACGAGATCCTCGCCGCCTGA
- the mycP gene encoding type VII secretion-associated serine protease mycosin, whose translation MYRVPGAWRHRRAARRLPYLVLAGLVAALLAGPMTPGAVTPARAAPGCASPPAPARPVAATPWAQQRYAPERLARLATGAGVTVAVVDSGVDRRHPQLAGRVLAGSDLLDAGGDGGLDCVGHGTGVASLIAAAPRAGTSFRGLAPKARILPVRVSEQQVVDGHGTGRTVAPRDLGRAIRWAVDQGATVVNLSVVLYVDHPTVRAAVGYALSRDVVVVAAAGNLSGGAERRPYPATYEGVLAVGAVGEDGARADFSQTGAHVDLVAPGVDVLIAAPGHGHRSADGTSYAVPFVAATAALLRQYRPDLNAVEVARRIVATADPAPGVGYGAGVLNPYRAVTETGSASGHPRPVTGPAGDRPDPTLLAQQDRRSDARRHALLLTGAGVPMVAAVVLAAAVLPRGVRRRWRPADHDHDAG comes from the coding sequence ATGTACCGGGTACCAGGTGCGTGGCGACACCGGCGGGCTGCTCGACGCCTGCCGTACCTCGTCCTGGCGGGTCTGGTCGCAGCCCTGCTGGCCGGCCCGATGACGCCAGGCGCGGTGACGCCGGCCCGCGCCGCGCCGGGATGCGCGTCGCCACCGGCACCGGCCCGACCGGTTGCCGCGACCCCGTGGGCACAGCAGCGGTACGCACCGGAGCGCCTCGCCCGGCTGGCCACCGGTGCCGGAGTGACCGTGGCGGTGGTCGACTCGGGCGTGGACCGGCGGCATCCCCAACTGGCCGGGCGGGTGCTCGCCGGCAGCGACCTGCTCGATGCCGGCGGCGACGGTGGCCTCGACTGTGTCGGTCATGGCACCGGCGTGGCGAGCCTCATCGCCGCCGCGCCACGCGCCGGGACCAGCTTCCGTGGGCTGGCACCGAAGGCCCGGATCCTGCCGGTCCGGGTCAGCGAACAGCAGGTCGTGGATGGGCATGGGACGGGACGCACGGTAGCCCCACGGGACCTCGGCCGGGCCATCCGATGGGCGGTCGACCAGGGCGCCACCGTCGTCAACCTCTCCGTGGTGCTCTACGTCGACCATCCCACGGTCCGCGCGGCGGTCGGATACGCGCTCAGCCGGGACGTGGTCGTGGTGGCCGCCGCCGGCAACCTCTCCGGTGGTGCCGAACGCCGCCCGTATCCAGCCACGTACGAAGGGGTGCTCGCGGTCGGCGCGGTCGGCGAGGACGGGGCACGGGCCGACTTCTCGCAGACCGGAGCGCACGTGGATCTCGTCGCTCCCGGTGTCGATGTGCTGATCGCCGCCCCCGGGCACGGTCACCGCAGCGCCGACGGAACCAGTTACGCGGTGCCCTTCGTCGCCGCCACCGCGGCCCTGCTGCGCCAGTACCGCCCGGACCTCAACGCGGTCGAGGTGGCACGGCGGATCGTCGCCACCGCCGATCCGGCACCCGGTGTCGGGTACGGCGCGGGTGTGCTCAATCCGTACCGGGCGGTGACCGAGACCGGATCGGCGTCGGGACACCCGCGACCGGTGACCGGGCCGGCTGGCGATCGGCCTGATCCGACATTGCTGGCGCAGCAGGACCGTAGGAGCGACGCGCGACGCCATGCACTGCTGCTGACCGGTGCGGGGGTGCCGATGGTGGCTGCCGTCGTGCTGGCCGCGGCGGTGCTGCCCCGAGGGGTACGCCGCCGATGGCGTCCGGCCGACCATGACCACGACGCGGGGTGA
- a CDS encoding DUF5818 domain-containing protein, producing the protein MPTTNRIRTPATCLAMLLALAGCGEPDGGAVTADQSPTATGSSPVGSPDRPAGDASGQPPVGRTGSPPSPTDPPLIGTPTAPPRHPTELRKSNVLAGRLSRGGSGPCYTLVTDDGREYALHGTDKGTFATGTWVRVTTAPATAEVDCGPGTPVSILKMSPVG; encoded by the coding sequence ATGCCCACCACCAACCGCATCCGCACGCCGGCGACCTGCCTCGCCATGCTGCTGGCCCTGGCCGGTTGCGGCGAGCCGGACGGAGGCGCCGTGACCGCCGACCAGAGCCCCACCGCAACCGGCAGCTCTCCGGTCGGCAGCCCCGACCGCCCGGCCGGCGATGCCAGCGGGCAGCCTCCCGTGGGGCGGACCGGCAGCCCTCCGTCACCCACCGACCCGCCGCTGATCGGCACCCCGACGGCACCGCCACGCCATCCCACCGAGCTGCGCAAGTCCAATGTCCTGGCCGGCCGACTCAGCCGGGGCGGAAGCGGTCCCTGCTACACCCTGGTCACCGACGACGGCCGGGAGTACGCGTTGCACGGCACCGACAAGGGCACCTTCGCCACCGGAACCTGGGTACGGGTGACCACCGCTCCGGCAACTGCCGAGGTGGACTGCGGCCCGGGAACCCCGGTCAGCATCCTCAAGATGAGCCCGGTGGGTTGA